Part of the Aquimarina sp. TRL1 genome, GGATCTTGTCGCATTGCAAATCAGTGTAGCAAAAGGAGAGCAACTCCCCATCAAGCAAGAAGACATACATATCAAGGGACATGCGCTGGAGCTGAGAATTTATGCAGAAGATCCTTTAAATGATTTTTTACCCAGTGTTGGAAACCTAAGCACCTATATCCTTCCACAAGGAGAAGGGATCAGAGTTGACAATGGATTCGAACAAGGAATGGACATTCCTATATATTATGACCCTATGCTAGCCAAACTGATCACTTATGGGCAGACACGAGAAGAAGCATTATTACGTATGAAAGAAGCTATTAGTCAATACCAAATTGAAGGGGTAAAAACAACGCTTCCATTTGGAGATTTTGTATTCGATCATGAAGCTTTTCAGTCCGGAAACTTCGATACTCATTTTGTAAAAAAATATTATTCGCCGGAAACCATACAAAATGAACTGGAAGAAGAAGCAAAAATCGCTGCTTACATTGCATTGAAAAAATATATGGAAGATCAAAAAATAGTACGGCTACCAATACAGTAAAACATGGATTCAAAAATAAAAACACTACAAGATAAAATCGCATTAGCACATACTGGTGGAGGGGAACATCGTATCAAAAGACAGCACGAAAAAAAGAAACTCACTGCCAGAGAAAGAGTTGCTTATTTACTAGACGAAGGATCTTTTGAAGAAACCGGTATTCTGGTTACCCATAGAACTACCGATTTCGGTATGGAAAAAGAAATCTATTATGGGGATGGAGTAATTACTGGCTACGGAACCATCTCAGGGCGTTTGGTATACATATTCGCTCAGGATTTTACCGTTTTTGGGGGAGCTCTTTCTGAAACACATGCCGAAAAAATCTGTAAAATTATGGATTTAGCAATGAAAACAGGAGCTCCGCTTATCGGTTTGAATGATTCGGGGGGTGCCCGTATCCAGGAAGGAGTTCGCTCTTTAGGTGGTTATGCTGATATTTTTTATCGCAACGTACAGGCATCCGGAGTAATTCCTCAAATTTCTGCCATTATGGGACCTTGTGCCGGAGGTGCTGTTTACTCTCCTGCCATGACTGATTTCACCCTTATGGTAGAAAATACAAGTTATATGTTTGTGACAGGTCCCAATGTTGTCAAAACGGTCACAAATGAAGAGGTTTCATCAGAAGAATTAGGAGGTGCCAGTACACATTCTACCAAATCAGGAGTAGCACATATTACCTCATCTAATGATGTCCAATGTTTAGAAGATATCAAGTCTTTATTAAGTTATCTCCCTCAAAACAATAAAGAAACTCCTCCTAAAAAAGAAGTAGTTCTTACGGATGAAATAAGGGATGCTCTCACTGATATTGTTCCTGATAATCCTAATAAGCCCTATGATATGCATGAGGTTATCACTGGGATTATCGATGAGGATTCTTTTTATGAAATCCATAAAGAATATGCAGAAAACATCATCGTCGGATTTGCTAGAATCGCAGGGAGAAGCGTTGGAATTATTGCCAACCAACCCATGTTTCTTGCCGGAGTATTAGATGTAAACAGCTCTAAAAAGGCTGCTCGCTTTACTCGTTTCTGTGATAGTTTTAATATCCCTTTATTAGTACTGGTAGATGTCCCTGGTTTTCTTCCCGGTACGGATCAGGAATGGAATGGAATCATCGTCCATGGAGCTAAATTATTATATGCATTGAGTGAAGCTACTGTTCCCAGAGTTACCGTTATTACCAGAAAAGCATATGGAGGTGCATATGACGTAATGAATTCAAAGCATATTGGGGCGGATCTTAATTTTGCCTGGCCTTCTGCCGAAATTGCTGTTATGGGAGCCAAAGGAGCCAGTGAAATTATCTTTAAAAAAGAAATTAAAAATGCTACAGACCCTCTTGCTACGCTAGCCGAAAAAGAAGCTGAATATGCTGATAAGTTTGCTAATCCTTATAGAGCCGCACAACGGGGATTCATTGATGAAGTAATACTTCCCGAAAACACTCGAAAAAAACTTATCAAAGCTTTTAGTATGCTTGAGAACAAGGAAGTTCATACTCCTCAAAAGAAGCATGGAAATATTCCTTTATAGAAAAAGAGCAAGCTACTCTCTAAAATAAAAAAGCACCTATCTATAGGTGCTTTTTTATACAATTATAACAAGAAATCAACACTTTACTATAATTATACGTTCCTGTTTATATCAGGTATATATTGTACATATCTATATGCGATCATTTTCTTTTTTTCATCCATAAAAGATTTTGTTTTCTTTGTAAAAATTGTCCCAAATAATGAATAACCGAATACTAACCAAATATGCTATCTATACCGTTGCGGTATTAAGTGCTACCTTAATTAATGAATACATTATTAAGTATGTAAAAAAACACATTGATCTACAAGGATATCTTTTGGTACTTATGGATATGCTGGTTGTTGTTTTGATATTTGCCCCTGCTTTTGCACTCGTATCAGAATACACTAAAAAAATCTCTAAAGCCTATATCAAAACCTCTAAAAAAGTATCCAGTAATAATAGAAGTGGAATTACATTAGGATTTTTGGCAGCTCTTATTATTTTATTCATTTTATTCGCATTACTACGACACAATATACATGTCATCAATGATCTGAAAAAAATAATCTCTAAATAAGAAAGTATTATAAAAAACACCCCCCGGAATGTATCGTATTTCCGAGGGGCTATAGTTAAAGCTTTTTAAAAGTACACAAACTCAACTCTCACTTTTATGCCTGCTTTAACTTGTTCTCTATTTCTGGCAATGATAAATTATTAATACTTCCTATATGGGTATGGGTGATTCCTTTTACAGGTTGATATTTTCCTTCTTCAATGTCACGACCAATTTTTTTATACGCATCTCTAAAAGACATTCCTCCGATTACCAGTTCATTTAGTGTATCTACACTAAACAGATAATTGTATTTTTCGTCTTCGAGAATTTGGGTATTTACCACTATATTCTTTAATGAGTAGGATGCCATTTCCAGGCATGCTTTGAGCTCTTGAATAGCAGGTACTATTCCTTCTTTTAGCAACTGAAAATCTCTATGATAACCGCTAGGCAAATTGTTGGTCAACAGGCTTAATTCATAAGGTAATCCTTGTATTTTATTGCATTTCCCTCTTATTAATTCAAAAACATCAGGATTCTTTTTATGCGGCATAATACTGGAACCGGTTGTAAACTCTGATGGAATACTTAGGAAACCAAAATTCTGCCCCATATAAAGGCAAACATCCATCGCTAGTTTAGACAAAGTCGCAGCGATACTACTCAATGCAAAAGAGACTGATTTTTCTGATTTCCCTCTACTCATCTGAGCAGCAACGACATTATATTTTAATGTTTCAAACCCCAATTCTTTTGTCGTATATTCTCTATCAATCGGGAAAGAGCTCCCGTAGCCTGCTGCACTTCCCAGGGGATTTTGATCAACTATTTTTAAAGCTGCATTCACCATATACAAATCATCGACAAAGCTCTCTGCATATGCTGAAAACCATAACCCAAAGGAAGAAGGCATTGCTATTTGCAAATGCGTATATCCGGGTAATAATACTTCTTTATACCTATCTGCTGTATCCAACAGTACTTTTACAAAACCAGAAACCTGTTCTTTTATGCTTATCAACTCATCTTTCAGATATAAATGCATTGCTACTAATACCTGATCGTTTCTCGATCTGGCTGTATGCACTTTTTTCCCTGCTTCTCCTATTCTACGGATTAATTCAAACTCAATTTTGGAATGTACATCTTCAAAATCTTCTCCTATAGAAAAAATGCCTTTTGCTACTTCCTCCTGAAGAGAAGCTAATCCTTTCTCAATAGCTTTTATTTCTTCTGACGATATCAAATCAATACGATGTAGCATTTTAGCATGTGCTAGTGTTGCAGCTATATCATATTTTGCAATTACCAAATCCAATACTCTATCATTCCCTACAGTAAATGCATCTATTTTTTGATCTGTCGGTAGTCCTTTATCCCAAAGTTTCATCTTTTTCTTTTATTACCAATTATTGATTTTGTATTATTTCTTTTATTTGTTGTTTTCCAAAACAGCAGTATTCGGAATTTCTTCAGGTAGTATTACTTTTTTTAAAACATCAATATAAAGACCAATTCCTTCGACCACCTCCTCAATAAAAATAAACTCATCT contains:
- a CDS encoding acyl-CoA carboxylase subunit beta — protein: MDSKIKTLQDKIALAHTGGGEHRIKRQHEKKKLTARERVAYLLDEGSFEETGILVTHRTTDFGMEKEIYYGDGVITGYGTISGRLVYIFAQDFTVFGGALSETHAEKICKIMDLAMKTGAPLIGLNDSGGARIQEGVRSLGGYADIFYRNVQASGVIPQISAIMGPCAGGAVYSPAMTDFTLMVENTSYMFVTGPNVVKTVTNEEVSSEELGGASTHSTKSGVAHITSSNDVQCLEDIKSLLSYLPQNNKETPPKKEVVLTDEIRDALTDIVPDNPNKPYDMHEVITGIIDEDSFYEIHKEYAENIIVGFARIAGRSVGIIANQPMFLAGVLDVNSSKKAARFTRFCDSFNIPLLVLVDVPGFLPGTDQEWNGIIVHGAKLLYALSEATVPRVTVITRKAYGGAYDVMNSKHIGADLNFAWPSAEIAVMGAKGASEIIFKKEIKNATDPLATLAEKEAEYADKFANPYRAAQRGFIDEVILPENTRKKLIKAFSMLENKEVHTPQKKHGNIPL
- the argH gene encoding argininosuccinate lyase, whose translation is MKLWDKGLPTDQKIDAFTVGNDRVLDLVIAKYDIAATLAHAKMLHRIDLISSEEIKAIEKGLASLQEEVAKGIFSIGEDFEDVHSKIEFELIRRIGEAGKKVHTARSRNDQVLVAMHLYLKDELISIKEQVSGFVKVLLDTADRYKEVLLPGYTHLQIAMPSSFGLWFSAYAESFVDDLYMVNAALKIVDQNPLGSAAGYGSSFPIDREYTTKELGFETLKYNVVAAQMSRGKSEKSVSFALSSIAATLSKLAMDVCLYMGQNFGFLSIPSEFTTGSSIMPHKKNPDVFELIRGKCNKIQGLPYELSLLTNNLPSGYHRDFQLLKEGIVPAIQELKACLEMASYSLKNIVVNTQILEDEKYNYLFSVDTLNELVIGGMSFRDAYKKIGRDIEEGKYQPVKGITHTHIGSINNLSLPEIENKLKQA